The following proteins are encoded in a genomic region of Reichenbachiella sp.:
- a CDS encoding CBS domain-containing protein: protein MSKAVSEIMITDLITVTLEDNLKEVANVFDNIKIRHVPVVSGDTLLGMVSKSDVAMMKQFCQVLDSGDRTLFEELEAVSVKALMKRPITIGPEGTISEAADIFLKNHFHALPVVDGTRLVGIVTSTDLLKYYRTKEQ, encoded by the coding sequence ATGTCAAAAGCGGTATCAGAAATAATGATCACGGATCTTATTACCGTGACCCTTGAAGATAATCTCAAAGAAGTAGCGAATGTGTTTGATAATATCAAAATTCGACACGTGCCAGTAGTTTCTGGAGATACTTTGCTTGGCATGGTGAGTAAATCAGATGTAGCCATGATGAAGCAATTTTGCCAAGTCCTTGATTCAGGGGATCGGACGTTGTTTGAAGAGTTAGAGGCGGTTAGTGTCAAAGCACTCATGAAAAGACCGATAACGATTGGCCCTGAAGGAACGATTTCAGAAGCGGCTGATATTTTTCTGAAAAATCATTTTCATGCTTTGCCTGTGGTAGATGGTACAAGGCTAGTCGGTATAGTCACATCAACAGATTTACTTAAGTATTATAGGACTAAAGAACAGTAA
- a CDS encoding bifunctional aconitate hydratase 2/2-methylisocitrate dehydratase, giving the protein MAIDPQYNDYIKEIEERKAQGLHPKPIDSAELTSAIIEQIKDSGNEHREDSLKFFIYNTLPGTTAAAGVKAKFLKEIILGESVVEEITPAFAFELLSHMKGGPSIEVLLDLALGSDAVIAAEAAKVLKTQVFLYDADTARLEEAYKSGNTIAKELLESYSKAEFFTELPEVEEEIEIVTFIAGTGDISTDLLSPGADAHSRSDRELHGQCIFEHNKEMQNELTALKAQHPDKRVMLIAEKGTMGVGSSRMSGVNNVALWTGVQASPYVPFINIAPIIAGTNGISPIFLTTVGVTGGIGIDLQNWVKKKDTDGNTVVDADGEPVLEQAYSVETGTVLTINTKEKKLYKNGEVVKDISAALTPQKVEFIKAGGSYAVVFGKKLQTFAAKTLGVNAPTVFAPSKEISHEGQGLTAVEKIFNKNAVGTTPGKTLHAGSDVRVEVNIVGSQDTTGLMTSQELEAMAATTISPIVDGAYQSGCHTASVWDKKAQANIPKLMKFMNDFGLITARDPKGDYHAMTDVIHKVLNDITIDDWAIIIGGDSHTRMSKGVAFGADSGTVALALATGEASMPIPESVKVTFKGEMKSYMDFRDVVHATQQQMLKQFGGENVFQGRVIEVHIGTLTADQAFTFTDWTAEMKAKASICISEDETLIESLEIAKSRIQIMIDKGMDNKGAVLQGLIDKANKRIEEIRSGEKPALTPDSSAKYYAEVVVDLDVISEPMIADPDVNNADVSKRYTHDTIRPLSYYGGEKKVDLGFIGSCMVHKGDMKILAQMLKNIESQKGKVEFNAPLVVAPPTYNIVDELKAEGDWEVLQKYSGFEFNDEAPKGEARTKYENMLYLERPGCNLCMGNQEKAEPGDTVMATSTRLFQGRVVKDSNEKKGESLLSSTPVVVMSTLLGRTPRLDEYEAAVEGIDLTKFKPSGKLLVK; this is encoded by the coding sequence ATGGCAATTGATCCGCAATACAACGATTACATCAAGGAGATTGAAGAAAGAAAAGCACAAGGGCTTCACCCCAAGCCAATTGATAGCGCAGAATTGACCAGCGCCATCATTGAACAAATCAAAGATTCGGGCAATGAACACAGAGAAGATTCTCTCAAATTCTTCATCTACAATACACTTCCAGGTACCACAGCGGCAGCTGGTGTTAAGGCTAAGTTCCTTAAAGAAATTATCCTTGGTGAATCCGTAGTAGAGGAAATTACTCCTGCGTTTGCTTTTGAATTGTTGTCACACATGAAGGGTGGGCCTTCTATTGAAGTGCTGTTGGATTTGGCATTGGGTAGCGACGCCGTTATTGCTGCTGAAGCTGCTAAAGTGTTGAAGACTCAAGTATTCCTTTACGATGCGGACACAGCAAGATTGGAGGAAGCTTATAAATCTGGAAACACCATTGCCAAAGAATTGCTGGAAAGCTATTCGAAAGCAGAATTTTTCACTGAATTGCCAGAGGTAGAAGAAGAAATCGAGATCGTAACTTTTATTGCCGGAACTGGCGATATTTCTACTGACTTGCTTTCACCAGGGGCTGACGCACACTCAAGGTCTGATCGTGAGTTGCATGGCCAGTGTATTTTTGAGCACAACAAGGAAATGCAAAATGAGCTAACTGCTTTGAAGGCTCAGCATCCAGACAAGCGAGTGATGTTGATTGCTGAAAAAGGTACAATGGGTGTTGGCTCGTCAAGGATGTCTGGAGTAAACAATGTAGCACTTTGGACAGGAGTCCAAGCCAGTCCGTACGTGCCATTTATCAATATCGCTCCAATCATCGCAGGAACAAATGGTATTTCTCCAATTTTCTTAACGACGGTAGGAGTAACCGGAGGTATTGGAATAGATCTTCAGAATTGGGTGAAGAAAAAGGATACTGATGGCAACACAGTTGTGGATGCTGACGGCGAACCAGTTTTGGAGCAAGCCTACTCAGTGGAAACAGGTACGGTATTGACTATCAACACCAAAGAGAAAAAGCTATACAAAAATGGTGAAGTTGTTAAGGATATTTCAGCTGCACTTACTCCTCAAAAAGTAGAGTTTATCAAAGCTGGTGGTTCTTATGCGGTGGTGTTTGGCAAGAAATTGCAAACATTTGCTGCGAAGACTTTAGGTGTGAATGCTCCAACCGTATTCGCTCCTTCAAAAGAAATTTCGCACGAAGGCCAAGGTCTTACTGCTGTAGAGAAAATCTTTAACAAAAATGCAGTTGGAACTACACCAGGCAAAACATTGCATGCAGGATCTGATGTTCGCGTAGAAGTGAACATTGTAGGATCTCAGGATACTACCGGATTGATGACTTCTCAGGAATTGGAAGCCATGGCTGCTACTACGATTTCTCCGATCGTAGACGGTGCGTACCAATCAGGGTGTCATACCGCTTCGGTATGGGATAAAAAAGCACAAGCTAATATTCCAAAGTTGATGAAATTCATGAACGACTTTGGATTGATCACTGCTCGCGACCCTAAAGGCGATTACCATGCGATGACTGATGTGATTCATAAAGTATTGAATGATATTACCATCGATGATTGGGCAATCATTATCGGAGGAGATTCGCATACAAGAATGTCAAAAGGTGTGGCATTCGGTGCCGACTCAGGTACAGTGGCGCTTGCATTAGCTACCGGAGAGGCTTCTATGCCAATCCCTGAGTCTGTAAAAGTGACCTTCAAAGGCGAAATGAAGAGCTACATGGACTTCCGTGATGTGGTTCATGCGACACAGCAGCAGATGTTGAAGCAATTCGGTGGAGAGAATGTATTCCAGGGTAGAGTGATTGAAGTGCATATCGGTACGTTGACCGCTGACCAAGCATTTACTTTCACTGACTGGACAGCAGAGATGAAAGCTAAAGCTTCTATCTGTATTTCTGAAGATGAGACTTTGATCGAATCGTTGGAAATTGCAAAGTCCAGAATCCAGATCATGATTGATAAAGGAATGGACAACAAGGGTGCCGTTCTTCAAGGCTTGATCGATAAAGCGAATAAAAGAATAGAAGAAATCAGATCTGGTGAAAAGCCTGCTTTGACTCCTGATTCTAGTGCTAAATACTATGCTGAGGTAGTTGTTGATTTAGATGTAATTTCTGAACCGATGATCGCTGATCCAGATGTAAACAATGCTGATGTATCGAAAAGATACACGCACGACACCATCCGTCCACTGTCTTATTATGGAGGAGAGAAAAAAGTAGACCTTGGGTTTATTGGATCCTGTATGGTTCACAAGGGAGACATGAAGATCTTGGCTCAAATGTTGAAAAACATAGAATCACAAAAAGGAAAAGTAGAATTTAATGCACCGCTAGTAGTGGCGCCTCCTACCTATAACATCGTAGATGAATTGAAAGCTGAAGGTGACTGGGAAGTATTACAGAAGTACTCTGGCTTTGAGTTCAATGATGAGGCACCAAAAGGTGAGGCTCGAACCAAGTACGAAAACATGCTTTACTTAGAGCGTCCTGGATGTAACCTATGTATGGGTAATCAGGAAAAAGCCGAGCCAGGTGATACGGTGATGGCGACTTCTACTCGATTATTCCAAGGAAGAGTGGTGAAGGATTCAAATGAGAAAAAAGGAGAGTCTTTGCTTTCTTCTACGCCAGTAGTAGTGATGTCTACATTATTAGGACGTACGCCTAGATTGGATGAGTATGAAGCTGCTGTAGAGGGAATTGACTTGACGAAATTCAAACCTTCAGGGAAGTTACTTGTGAAGTAG
- a CDS encoding aconitate hydratase, with translation MAFDIDMIKSVYSKLPKRVEAARKATGKPLTLSEKILYSHLTEGDPSKPYQRGESYVDFEPDRIACQDATAQMALLQFMQAGKDKVAVPTTVHCDHLIQAKIGAAADLQNAINTSNEVFNFLESVSNKYGIGFWKPGAGIIHQVVLENYAFPGGMMIGTDSHTVNAGGLGMVAVGVGGADAVDVMAGMPWELKFPKLIGVKLTGKMNGWTSSKDVILKVAGILTVKGGTGAIVEYFGDGAKSLSCTGKGTICNMGAEIGATTSTFGYDEAMERYLRATDRAEIADLANGIKEHLTGDDEVYANPEQYFDQVIEIDLSTLSPHVNGPFTPDLATPVAEMREKAVANDWPTKVEWGLIGSCTNSSYEDLSRAASIAQQAVDKGLKPKAEFGINPGSEQVRYTVERDGILNVFEKLGTTIFTNACGPCIGQWARTGADKQEKNTIVHSFNRNFAKRADGNPNTHAFVTSPEMVAAIAISGDLGFNPITDTLTNEKGEQVKLNPPVGDELPSKGFDVEDPGFQAPAADGSSVQINVAEDSKRLQLLAGFAPWDGKNITGARLLIKAQGKCTTDHISMAGPWLRFRGHLDNIADNTLIGAVNAFNGETDKVKSQLTGEYGPVPATQRAYKAAGIPTIVVGDHNYGEGSSREHAAMQPRHLGVRAVLVKSFARIHETNLKKQGMLALTFANESDYDKVLEDDTFDFVDLENFAPGKPLTIVAKHADGSEDSISTNHTYNDSQIDWFKAGSALNLIKKQNNA, from the coding sequence ATGGCATTTGATATTGATATGATAAAAAGCGTCTACTCTAAACTTCCAAAAAGAGTAGAAGCGGCAAGAAAAGCAACAGGAAAACCGTTAACCCTATCGGAAAAAATCCTTTATTCTCATTTAACCGAAGGTGATCCTTCCAAGCCTTATCAAAGAGGTGAATCTTATGTGGACTTTGAGCCAGATAGAATTGCCTGTCAAGATGCTACTGCGCAAATGGCATTGTTGCAGTTTATGCAAGCAGGAAAAGATAAAGTGGCTGTGCCTACAACTGTTCATTGTGATCACTTGATTCAGGCAAAGATTGGTGCGGCTGCAGATTTGCAAAATGCAATTAATACCTCCAATGAGGTGTTCAATTTCTTGGAATCTGTTTCCAATAAGTATGGAATTGGGTTTTGGAAGCCTGGAGCAGGAATTATTCATCAAGTGGTACTGGAGAATTATGCTTTTCCTGGTGGTATGATGATTGGAACTGATTCACATACTGTGAACGCTGGAGGTTTAGGCATGGTAGCAGTTGGTGTAGGTGGTGCTGATGCCGTAGATGTGATGGCTGGCATGCCTTGGGAACTGAAATTCCCGAAACTAATCGGAGTGAAGCTTACTGGTAAAATGAATGGTTGGACTTCCTCTAAAGATGTTATCTTAAAAGTAGCAGGTATCCTGACGGTAAAAGGAGGCACTGGGGCTATTGTAGAATACTTTGGTGACGGAGCCAAAAGCCTATCCTGTACAGGTAAAGGTACAATTTGTAACATGGGTGCAGAGATTGGGGCTACCACTTCTACCTTCGGGTACGACGAGGCTATGGAGAGATATTTGAGAGCTACAGACCGTGCTGAAATCGCAGATTTAGCCAATGGCATCAAAGAACATTTGACTGGTGATGATGAAGTATATGCTAATCCAGAGCAATATTTTGATCAAGTGATTGAAATAGACCTTTCTACTTTATCACCACATGTGAATGGTCCATTTACACCAGATTTGGCTACGCCAGTGGCAGAAATGCGAGAGAAAGCGGTAGCTAACGACTGGCCTACAAAAGTGGAATGGGGGTTGATCGGATCATGTACCAATTCGTCTTACGAAGATTTGTCGCGAGCGGCATCCATTGCGCAGCAAGCGGTAGATAAAGGACTGAAACCAAAGGCTGAATTCGGTATCAATCCGGGTTCAGAGCAGGTGCGATATACTGTTGAGCGAGACGGTATTTTGAACGTTTTTGAAAAACTTGGAACAACAATTTTCACCAATGCTTGTGGCCCATGTATTGGTCAGTGGGCAAGGACAGGAGCAGATAAACAAGAAAAAAACACGATTGTCCATTCTTTCAATAGAAATTTTGCTAAACGAGCAGACGGCAATCCAAATACCCATGCTTTTGTGACCTCACCAGAAATGGTAGCTGCAATTGCGATCTCTGGTGACCTTGGTTTCAACCCAATTACTGATACTTTGACAAATGAAAAGGGAGAGCAAGTGAAATTAAATCCTCCAGTAGGGGATGAATTGCCTTCAAAAGGATTTGATGTGGAAGATCCAGGTTTTCAGGCACCCGCAGCGGACGGGTCTAGTGTTCAAATCAATGTTGCAGAGGATTCTAAGAGGCTGCAGTTGTTGGCAGGATTTGCTCCATGGGATGGTAAAAATATCACTGGTGCTCGATTGCTAATTAAAGCACAAGGCAAATGTACTACAGATCATATTTCGATGGCAGGTCCATGGCTGAGGTTTAGAGGTCATTTAGACAATATTGCTGACAATACCTTGATTGGAGCGGTCAATGCCTTCAACGGCGAAACTGATAAGGTGAAAAGTCAGTTGACTGGCGAGTATGGTCCGGTACCCGCCACACAAAGAGCTTACAAAGCTGCAGGTATACCGACGATCGTAGTTGGGGATCACAACTATGGCGAGGGCTCTTCCAGAGAGCATGCGGCGATGCAGCCAAGACATCTTGGTGTAAGAGCGGTATTGGTGAAGTCTTTTGCAAGGATTCACGAAACAAACTTGAAAAAGCAAGGAATGTTAGCCTTGACTTTTGCTAATGAATCCGACTACGATAAAGTTTTGGAGGACGACACATTTGATTTTGTTGACTTGGAAAATTTTGCACCTGGCAAACCATTGACGATAGTTGCAAAACATGCGGATGGTTCAGAGGATTCGATCTCGACTAATCATACGTATAATGACAGTCAAATAGATTGGTTTAAAGCCGGGTCTGCTTTGAATTTGATTAAGAAACAAAATAATGCATAA
- the greA gene encoding transcription elongation factor GreA translates to MSVSYYTEEGLQKLKDELNELKTHGRTDIAKQIAEARDKGDLSENAEYDAAKDAQGLLELKIAKLEAVVGNARVIDESQIDTSKASILSTVKIKNKKNGMEVKYTLVAEEEADLKAAKISVKSPIGKGLLGKKVGEVATVEAPAGKIDFEILEIGLA, encoded by the coding sequence ATGAGTGTATCATATTATACAGAAGAAGGGCTTCAGAAGTTGAAGGATGAACTGAACGAACTGAAGACACACGGCAGAACGGATATTGCAAAGCAAATCGCTGAAGCAAGAGACAAAGGAGACTTGAGTGAAAATGCTGAGTATGATGCGGCAAAAGATGCTCAAGGATTGCTAGAGCTTAAAATTGCTAAATTGGAAGCTGTAGTGGGCAATGCTAGAGTTATTGATGAATCACAAATTGATACGTCAAAAGCTTCAATTCTATCGACAGTAAAAATCAAGAACAAAAAGAACGGCATGGAAGTGAAATACACTTTGGTGGCCGAAGAAGAGGCTGATTTGAAAGCGGCTAAAATTTCTGTAAAATCACCAATAGGTAAAGGCCTATTGGGTAAGAAAGTTGGTGAAGTGGCAACGGTAGAAGCACCAGCAGGTAAGATCGACTTTGAGATATTAGAAATCGGATTGGCTTAA
- a CDS encoding HIT family protein: MPSIFSKIISREIPAHIVAENDNYLAFLDINPLMEGHCLAIPKVDIDYIFDLEDDTLAGLHVFAKKVALGIQKAIPCQRIAVSVLGLEVPHAHVHLIPMNTMDDANFARPKLKPTPEELAEIAAKIKSAIQL; this comes from the coding sequence ATGCCTAGTATCTTTAGTAAGATCATCAGTCGAGAAATACCAGCCCACATTGTTGCTGAAAATGATAACTATCTGGCATTTCTCGACATTAATCCTTTGATGGAAGGTCATTGCTTGGCTATCCCCAAAGTGGATATAGATTACATTTTTGACTTGGAGGATGATACTTTGGCTGGCTTACATGTATTTGCCAAAAAAGTGGCTTTGGGAATTCAAAAGGCTATTCCGTGTCAGCGTATTGCTGTGTCGGTTTTGGGTTTAGAAGTCCCACATGCTCATGTTCACCTTATTCCCATGAACACCATGGATGATGCCAATTTTGCTCGTCCAAAATTGAAACCTACTCCAGAAGAATTGGCAGAGATTGCTGCTAAAATTAAATCAGCTATCCAGCTGTAA
- a CDS encoding WD40 repeat domain-containing protein, with protein sequence MVQIEKTITYTGHSDAVYTLEKGVEPHLFYSAGGDGNIVEWDLNKTDSGRLIAKVPASVYSIRLVPERHLLIVAQNYEGIHLIDVLSNKELGSLQFTQSAIFDMQVFGNLLIVGTGDGKLVVIDLPKLKVLREVEVCDQNLREILITNDNYCLVGSSDGFIRKYALPNFELKQEVHAHDNSVFALLQKDQIVISGSRDARLKFWQLDQLALDESINAHMYAINDLVERHDGAYLATASMDKTIKIWDYAHRKLIKVIDKARHKGHLTSVNKLLWLEYKDYLISCSDDRSIGVWRIDIKK encoded by the coding sequence ATGGTCCAAATAGAAAAAACCATAACTTATACCGGTCACTCGGATGCTGTATATACGCTAGAAAAAGGAGTAGAGCCTCATTTGTTTTATTCGGCTGGCGGAGATGGAAATATCGTAGAGTGGGATCTTAATAAAACGGACAGTGGCCGCTTGATTGCCAAAGTTCCTGCCTCTGTTTACTCCATACGATTGGTTCCTGAACGACATCTTCTTATCGTGGCTCAGAACTACGAAGGTATTCACCTCATTGATGTGCTATCTAATAAGGAGCTAGGCTCTTTACAGTTTACTCAATCAGCGATTTTTGATATGCAAGTATTTGGAAATTTATTGATTGTTGGAACAGGTGACGGAAAATTGGTGGTCATTGACCTGCCTAAACTCAAAGTTTTACGAGAAGTGGAGGTTTGTGATCAAAATCTGAGAGAGATACTTATTACAAACGATAACTACTGTTTGGTAGGTTCTAGTGATGGATTTATACGAAAATATGCTTTGCCTAATTTTGAGTTGAAGCAAGAGGTGCATGCGCACGATAATTCGGTGTTTGCATTATTGCAAAAGGATCAAATCGTAATTAGTGGAAGTCGAGATGCACGATTGAAGTTTTGGCAATTGGACCAATTGGCGCTAGATGAGTCCATTAATGCACATATGTATGCCATTAATGATTTGGTAGAAAGGCATGATGGAGCTTATTTGGCTACTGCTAGCATGGATAAAACCATCAAAATCTGGGATTATGCTCATCGAAAACTGATCAAAGTAATAGACAAAGCCCGTCATAAAGGTCATCTCACTTCAGTAAATAAATTGCTTTGGTTGGAATATAAGGACTATTTAATCTCTTGCAGTGACGACCGTTCTATAGGTGTTTGGCGCATTGATATTAAGAAATAA